Sequence from the Sphingomonas koreensis genome:
ATGACGCAGATCACGCCTTCGCGCAGGAAGACCAGCGATGCCACGACCACCGCGGCGAGCAAGCAGAGTGGGATGGTGCCGACATAGAAACCGCGCGACCGCTGGGCGAGCGGATCGCCGACATAGGTGACGAACGCGGTGACCACGCTGGGCAGCACCAGCAGGAAGGTGAAGCTGATCAGACCGGAGGGGTTTGCGAACTCGATCAGCAGATAGACGCCGAGCGCGAAGGCGAGGCCGAAGCCGATCGCGCCCGCGATGCGGAGGGCGGCTTTCCGGGTGCGGTTCTGTGCCATGATCGGCCCCTTCTGATCTCTACGGTTATTTCGGAAATTTCAGAAACTAGCTGATGCGGGAAATCGAGGCGTCGGACGCGGTACGAAATCAATCCTTGTTGCGGGAACCGGGGATGAAGCGGGCGACCTTGCCGCCGAGCTTCATGAGGGTGACGAGCGTAGGCTTGGGCAGCACACGGACCTGGTCGTACCAGCCGCCGAGCGTGCCGATGAATTCGTGCATCCGGCCGACGCGTTCGCGCACCTGGGGCGGGGCGGTTTCGTCCGCGGCGAGACGTGCGGCGAGTTCGCCGAGTAGGTGGATCGTCGGATCGACCTCACGCCGCTTGCGCTCGGCCACGATCCGCATCAGCATTTCCCACAGATCGGTCTCGGCGATGAAATGGTCGCGGCGGTCGCCCTCGACATGGACGCGGCGGACGATGCCGTAGCCTTGAAGCTCCTTCAATGCGGTCGAGACGTTGGAGCGGGCGAGTCCGAGGGTCTCGACGATCTCTTCGGCATGGAGCGGGCGATCGGCGAGGTAGA
This genomic interval carries:
- a CDS encoding GbsR/MarR family transcriptional regulator — translated: MTRFADHPDAKAFILHWGEMGTQWGVNRSVAQVHALLYLADRPLHAEEIVETLGLARSNVSTALKELQGYGIVRRVHVEGDRRDHFIAETDLWEMLMRIVAERKRREVDPTIHLLGELAARLAADETAPPQVRERVGRMHEFIGTLGGWYDQVRVLPKPTLVTLMKLGGKVARFIPGSRNKD